In Horticoccus luteus, the following proteins share a genomic window:
- a CDS encoding TrkH family potassium uptake protein: protein MLRPADIARTLTLRDLQWMSVFQPHRRDPDLRPVALGFLALILVGAGALLLPAAHAAGHRLTVIDALFVSTSAVCVTGLTPINIAETLSGFGQAVVLTLIQFGGLGIVTASLMLVMLGRRRLSLAHEGAVAATIGRLQRARPAELFRFSCLAVVLAETAGAAGLFWRLRAVNPGADQVQLLWQAVFHAVSAFCNAGFSIFPEGLVRWRGDAMLLSIIDVLVILGGIGLLSLVNLRYFRFWRHDPRERGQLTLQTRLAATVSALLLVGGTLATLLFEWHATLAGEPLGRRISWAFFHATSLRTAGFNVVDVTLMHPATLVLGLGLMFVGGSPGSMAGGIKTVTFAVLFATARAALQRKENVEIFGRRINARTSAIALMIGLVAATIVGAGVIALMFTEFRAPASAAPDHWLGVIFEAVSAFGTVGLSAGVTPLLTMAGKLVVIALMFIGRVAPMLLAVYLARPVKRWHTRYAEEQVALG from the coding sequence ATGTTACGTCCGGCCGATATTGCCCGCACCCTGACGTTGCGCGATTTGCAATGGATGTCGGTGTTTCAGCCGCATCGGCGCGATCCGGATCTGCGGCCGGTGGCGCTGGGGTTTCTCGCATTGATTCTGGTGGGCGCGGGCGCGCTGCTGCTGCCTGCGGCGCATGCGGCGGGGCACCGGCTGACGGTGATCGACGCGCTGTTTGTGTCGACGTCGGCGGTGTGTGTGACGGGGCTCACGCCGATCAATATCGCGGAAACGTTGAGCGGTTTCGGGCAGGCGGTGGTGCTGACGTTGATCCAATTCGGCGGGCTGGGGATTGTGACGGCGAGTTTGATGCTCGTGATGCTGGGACGGCGACGGTTGTCACTCGCGCATGAAGGCGCGGTGGCAGCGACGATCGGGCGGTTGCAGCGGGCGCGGCCGGCGGAGTTGTTTCGGTTCAGCTGTCTGGCGGTGGTGCTCGCGGAAACCGCGGGCGCGGCGGGATTGTTCTGGCGACTGCGCGCGGTCAATCCGGGCGCGGATCAGGTGCAGTTGCTGTGGCAGGCGGTGTTTCACGCGGTGAGCGCGTTTTGTAATGCGGGGTTCTCGATTTTCCCGGAAGGGCTCGTGCGCTGGCGGGGCGATGCGATGCTGCTGAGCATCATCGACGTGCTCGTGATTCTGGGCGGCATCGGGCTGTTGTCGCTCGTCAACCTGCGCTATTTCCGATTCTGGCGGCACGATCCGCGCGAGCGCGGGCAACTGACGCTGCAGACGCGACTGGCGGCGACCGTGTCGGCGTTGCTGCTCGTGGGCGGCACGCTGGCGACGTTGTTGTTTGAGTGGCACGCGACGCTGGCGGGCGAGCCGCTGGGGCGGAGGATTTCGTGGGCGTTTTTCCATGCGACCTCGCTGCGCACGGCGGGATTCAACGTGGTGGATGTGACGTTGATGCATCCGGCGACGCTGGTGCTGGGACTGGGGCTGATGTTTGTCGGCGGTTCTCCGGGCTCGATGGCGGGAGGAATCAAAACGGTGACCTTCGCGGTGTTGTTTGCGACGGCGCGCGCGGCACTGCAGCGCAAGGAGAACGTGGAGATTTTCGGCCGGCGGATCAATGCGCGCACGAGTGCGATCGCGTTGATGATCGGTCTCGTGGCGGCGACAATTGTGGGCGCAGGCGTGATTGCGTTGATGTTCACGGAATTTCGCGCGCCGGCGTCGGCGGCGCCGGATCATTGGCTGGGCGTGATCTTTGAAGCGGTGTCGGCTTTCGGCACGGTGGGCTTGAGCGCGGGGGTGACGCCGTTGCTGACGATGGCGGGGAAGCTGGTGGTGATCGCGTTGATGTTCATCGGGCGGGTGGCGCCGATGTTGCTGGCGGTTTATCTGGCGCGGCCGGTGAAGCGGTGGCACACCCGTTACGCCGAGGAGCAGGTGGCGCTCGGCTGA
- a CDS encoding glycogen/starch/alpha-glucan phosphorylase has product MSPDSPAAPITSTLGRMCAASTPEEAMKELILSHLVSTRARSAATATTYDWWIATSHAVRDTIYERFIATKATHKAKNVRRVYYLSLEYLMGRLFESNLLAAGLYETARSALGQLGVNFDEVRETELDMGLGNGGLGRLAACFMDSLSTMDYPALGYGIYYEFGLFKQEFVNGSQVEHPDRWRIFGDPWEVLRAEYTQRVPLYGRVENVFDDRGNYRPRWVDTKTILGVPHDVPVAGYGTNTVNLLRLWASKATDDFDLAAFNSGGYVEAVRDKSVGESISKVLYPNDKTENGKELRLVQQYFFVACSLRDIIRRHFRKPDNTWANFADKVAVQLNDTHPALAITELMRILIDEENMGRDATWEIITRTFAYTNHTLLPEALEKWGVPLFERVLPRHLQIIYEINARLMQAIEAKWPGDNEKKRVCSLIEENGQKMVRMANLAVVGSHAVNGVAELHTELLKKHLFPEFDALFPGKFQNKTNGITPRRWLLQSNPRLAALITRTLHHHRWPRELDELRGLERMADDAAFQQEFMAIKRANKVDLAAVVKAECGLEVSPDALFDVQIKRLHEYKRQHLNLLHILTLYRRLLQNPSLDVVPRVFIFAAKAAPGYDLAKNIIRAINLVGAKINQDQRLGGKLKVAFLPNYRVSLAEKIIPAADLSEQISTAGKEASGTGNMKLALNGALTIGTLDGANVEIKEEVGDDNIFIFGMTVDEVEALRARGYDPQAVYRADEELKAVVDWLGSDFFSPGEHEAFGATHHSLLGGDPFMVLADYRAYCDCQARVDAAYRDRVRWARMAILNTARVGKFSSDRTIRDYADQIWNLPRVAVEG; this is encoded by the coding sequence GTGTGTATTATTTATCGCTCGAGTATCTGATGGGCCGGCTGTTCGAGAGCAATCTGCTGGCGGCGGGTTTGTATGAGACGGCGCGCAGCGCGCTCGGCCAGCTGGGCGTGAATTTCGACGAGGTGCGCGAAACGGAATTGGACATGGGCTTGGGCAACGGCGGCCTGGGGCGGCTCGCGGCGTGTTTCATGGATTCGTTGTCCACGATGGATTATCCGGCGCTGGGCTACGGGATTTATTACGAGTTCGGTTTGTTCAAGCAGGAGTTCGTCAACGGGAGCCAGGTGGAGCATCCGGATCGCTGGCGGATTTTCGGCGATCCGTGGGAGGTGCTGCGCGCGGAATACACGCAGCGGGTGCCACTCTACGGTCGCGTGGAAAACGTCTTCGACGACCGCGGCAACTACCGGCCGCGCTGGGTGGACACGAAGACGATTCTCGGCGTGCCGCACGATGTGCCGGTCGCGGGCTACGGCACGAATACGGTGAATCTGCTGCGGTTGTGGGCGTCGAAGGCGACGGATGATTTCGATTTGGCGGCGTTCAATTCCGGCGGCTATGTCGAGGCGGTGCGCGACAAGTCGGTGGGCGAGAGCATCTCGAAGGTGCTTTATCCGAACGACAAGACGGAGAACGGCAAGGAGCTGCGCCTGGTGCAGCAATATTTCTTCGTGGCGTGCTCGTTGCGCGACATCATCCGGCGGCACTTCCGGAAGCCGGACAACACGTGGGCGAATTTCGCGGACAAGGTGGCGGTGCAACTGAACGACACGCATCCGGCGCTCGCGATCACGGAGCTGATGCGGATCCTGATCGACGAAGAAAACATGGGGCGGGACGCGACGTGGGAGATCATCACGCGCACCTTCGCCTACACCAATCACACGTTGCTGCCGGAAGCGTTGGAAAAGTGGGGCGTGCCGCTGTTTGAGCGCGTGCTGCCGCGGCATCTCCAAATCATTTACGAGATCAACGCGCGCCTGATGCAGGCGATCGAAGCGAAGTGGCCCGGGGATAATGAAAAGAAGCGGGTGTGTTCGCTGATCGAGGAGAATGGGCAGAAGATGGTGCGCATGGCGAACCTCGCGGTGGTCGGCTCGCATGCGGTCAACGGCGTGGCGGAACTGCACACGGAGTTGTTGAAGAAGCATCTGTTTCCGGAGTTCGACGCGCTGTTTCCCGGCAAATTCCAGAACAAGACCAACGGCATCACGCCGCGCCGCTGGCTGCTGCAAAGCAATCCGCGGCTGGCCGCGTTGATCACGCGCACGCTGCATCACCATCGCTGGCCGCGCGAACTCGACGAATTGCGCGGGCTCGAGCGGATGGCGGACGATGCGGCGTTTCAGCAGGAGTTCATGGCGATCAAGCGCGCCAACAAGGTGGACCTCGCGGCGGTGGTCAAGGCGGAGTGCGGCCTGGAGGTGTCGCCCGACGCGTTGTTCGACGTGCAAATCAAGCGGCTGCACGAATACAAGCGGCAGCATCTGAACTTGCTGCACATCCTCACGCTTTACCGGCGGCTGTTGCAGAATCCGTCGCTCGACGTGGTGCCGCGTGTCTTCATTTTCGCGGCGAAGGCTGCGCCGGGCTACGACCTGGCGAAAAACATCATCCGCGCGATCAATCTGGTCGGAGCGAAAATCAACCAGGATCAACGGCTCGGCGGAAAGTTGAAGGTGGCGTTTCTGCCGAACTACCGGGTGTCGCTCGCGGAGAAAATCATTCCGGCGGCGGATTTGTCGGAGCAGATTTCGACGGCGGGCAAGGAGGCATCGGGCACGGGCAACATGAAGCTCGCGCTCAATGGCGCGTTGACAATCGGCACGCTCGATGGGGCGAACGTTGAGATCAAGGAGGAGGTGGGCGACGACAACATCTTCATCTTCGGGATGACGGTGGATGAAGTGGAGGCGTTGCGCGCGCGGGGCTACGATCCGCAGGCGGTTTACCGCGCAGACGAGGAATTGAAGGCGGTGGTGGACTGGCTCGGCTCGGACTTCTTTTCGCCGGGCGAACATGAAGCGTTTGGCGCGACGCACCACAGTCTGCTGGGCGGGGATCCGTTCATGGTGCTGGCGGACTATCGCGCGTATTGCGACTGCCAGGCGCGGGTGGATGCGGCGTATCGCGATCGCGTGCGCTGGGCGCGAATGGCGATCCTCAACACGGCGCGGGTTGGAAAGTTTTCGAGCGACCGGACGATTCGCGACTACGCGGATCAGATTTGGAATTTGCCGCGCGTCGCGGTCGAGGGGTGA